Proteins encoded by one window of Lactobacillus paragasseri:
- the ftsL gene encoding cell division protein FtsL — MADSSARNLNYQQSQQQTEQPKKAIVLNPKSVPWTAFEKSLVVLGSLITLGLMILLVSASISATSAQHQLANVEQTIISQKSHNTDLRQEIGELTSTTRINKIARDQGLHLVESNIRNVR, encoded by the coding sequence ATGGCTGATAGCTCAGCAAGAAATTTAAATTATCAACAAAGTCAACAGCAGACTGAGCAGCCAAAGAAAGCAATTGTTCTTAATCCCAAAAGCGTTCCTTGGACAGCATTTGAAAAAAGTTTAGTCGTTCTAGGTTCACTTATTACATTAGGATTAATGATTTTATTGGTTTCAGCCAGCATTTCTGCTACTAGTGCCCAGCACCAGTTAGCAAATGTTGAGCAGACGATAATTTCTCAAAAGAGTCATAACACTGATCTTCGTCAGGAGATTGGTGAATTAACGTCAACTACTAGAATTAATAAAATTGCCCGTGATCAAGGCTTGCACTTGGTTGAGAGTAACATTAGGAATGTCCGTTAA
- the rsmH gene encoding 16S rRNA (cytosine(1402)-N(4))-methyltransferase RsmH — translation MKFKHKSVLLHETIDNLNPKDDGLYVDATFGGGGHARYLLSKLNRGTVIGFDQDEYAISMAKESFAEELKPGAEPKLILVHDNFCHLKENLVELGISDGIDGIYYDLGVSSPQFDQPERGFSYRFDARLDMRMDQSQELDAYTIVNTWSQKELSDILYKYGDEKFSRQIARKIVDRRREKPIVTTFDLVDVIKDAIPAYARRSGGHPAKKSFQAIRVAVNNELGVLQESLEEAIKLLRPGGRISVITFQSHEDKIVKKIFKKYSEVEIPRGMPMVPADSKPTLRLISRKPIMASSDELEENNRSHSAKLRVAEKL, via the coding sequence ATGAAATTCAAGCATAAAAGTGTGCTTTTGCACGAAACAATAGACAATTTAAATCCAAAAGATGATGGTCTTTATGTTGACGCAACTTTTGGTGGTGGCGGTCATGCCCGATATCTACTCAGTAAGTTGAATAGAGGAACAGTTATTGGATTTGATCAAGATGAATATGCAATTTCGATGGCAAAAGAAAGTTTTGCTGAGGAATTGAAACCAGGAGCTGAACCTAAATTAATACTGGTTCACGATAACTTCTGTCATTTGAAAGAAAATCTGGTAGAGCTGGGAATTTCAGATGGAATAGATGGTATATATTACGATCTTGGAGTTTCGTCTCCGCAGTTTGATCAACCTGAACGAGGTTTCTCTTATCGATTTGATGCTCGATTAGATATGAGGATGGATCAAAGCCAAGAGTTAGATGCCTATACAATTGTAAACACTTGGTCACAAAAAGAACTAAGTGACATTTTGTATAAGTATGGAGATGAAAAGTTTTCTCGTCAGATTGCTAGAAAGATAGTAGATCGAAGAAGAGAAAAACCGATTGTAACTACATTTGATTTGGTAGATGTAATTAAGGATGCAATTCCAGCATATGCAAGACGAAGTGGAGGGCATCCTGCTAAGAAGAGCTTTCAAGCAATTCGAGTTGCAGTTAACAATGAATTAGGTGTATTGCAAGAATCTCTTGAAGAAGCAATTAAGCTATTGAGACCGGGTGGTCGAATTAGTGTGATTACTTTTCAGTCTCACGAAGATAAAATCGTCAAAAAGATCTTTAAAAAGTATTCTGAAGTCGAGATACCACGCGGAATGCCGATGGTTCCGGCTGACAGTAAACCAACATTGCGATTAATTAGTCGCAAACCTATCATGGCAAGTAGTGATGAATTAGAAGAAAATAACCGCTCACACAGTGCCAAGTTAAGGGTTGCAGAGAAATTATAG
- the mraZ gene encoding division/cell wall cluster transcriptional repressor MraZ, translating into MFMGEYHHNLDSKGRLIIPAKFRDEIGEKMVFTRGMEGCIFGYPIEEWQKIEAKLAKLPLTKRSARKFTRLFYSGAMESEFDKQGRVNLTMILKEHAALTKECVIVGVSNRIEIWSAERWNDFSEEANENYDDIAEDLDDIEL; encoded by the coding sequence ATGTTCATGGGCGAGTATCATCATAATCTCGATAGTAAAGGGCGGCTCATTATACCGGCCAAATTTAGAGACGAGATTGGCGAGAAGATGGTATTTACTCGTGGAATGGAGGGCTGTATTTTTGGCTATCCAATCGAAGAATGGCAAAAAATTGAGGCTAAGTTAGCCAAACTTCCACTGACAAAGAGAAGTGCACGTAAGTTTACGCGTCTTTTCTACTCAGGTGCGATGGAGAGTGAGTTCGACAAGCAAGGACGTGTTAATCTGACCATGATACTGAAAGAGCATGCCGCACTCACTAAGGAATGTGTGATCGTTGGTGTTTCTAATCGAATTGAAATTTGGTCAGCAGAACGCTGGAATGATTTCTCAGAAGAAGCCAATGAGAACTATGACGATATCGCAGAAGACTTGGATGACATCGAGTTATAA
- a CDS encoding DUF3397 domain-containing protein, translating to MNFLLIFLVPLCGIVVAAFLMKLFPKAQFSGYDILPFFFIAACQLLTQETKQPSFLPYGFLLYFILVVIVSVYTAVKNKNISVAKTLGTLWHYLAASSIVWYVGLLILLLL from the coding sequence ATGAATTTTTTGCTTATCTTTTTAGTCCCTTTATGTGGGATCGTCGTTGCAGCTTTTTTAATGAAGTTATTTCCTAAGGCTCAATTTAGTGGTTATGATATTTTACCATTTTTTTTCATTGCAGCTTGTCAGCTCTTGACGCAAGAAACTAAGCAACCGTCATTTTTGCCTTATGGCTTTTTATTATATTTTATTTTGGTAGTAATTGTTTCTGTTTATACCGCTGTCAAGAATAAAAATATTTCTGTTGCAAAAACTTTGGGTACATTGTGGCATTATCTCGCTGCTTCTTCCATTGTTTGGTATGTGGGTCTCTTAATTTTGCTGTTATTATAA
- a CDS encoding DUF4044 domain-containing protein, translated as MRKRKKKSGFQKLTIVMAWFMAVITLLGVVATALIGTGVFQF; from the coding sequence ATGAGAAAACGTAAGAAAAAATCCGGATTTCAGAAATTAACTATTGTTATGGCCTGGTTCATGGCAGTGATTACCCTTCTTGGTGTAGTAGCTACTGCCTTAATCGGAACTGGTGTCTTTCAATTTTAA
- the mreD gene encoding rod shape-determining protein MreD has protein sequence MAELRRWYVAIALFMALILDGVLAYNLQTFIFHRGFSGSCWLTVVGITLIALCDDKNDANIWLCLGLGLIADLYYLGVIGIYTVAFPLICFLIQQSARFLPEVFWFRLLICLVVYLCVSFYVYLTLNLVGIIQLSFASFLNSILPNLLWCFILVLCTYWFWIKLAEEYPFLKKEYYF, from the coding sequence ATGGCAGAATTGCGTCGATGGTATGTTGCCATTGCCTTATTTATGGCGCTAATTTTGGATGGAGTATTAGCCTATAATTTACAAACTTTTATCTTTCATCGAGGCTTTTCTGGCAGTTGCTGGCTGACAGTTGTTGGGATTACTTTAATAGCCCTATGCGATGATAAAAATGATGCCAATATCTGGCTTTGTTTGGGTTTAGGCCTTATTGCGGACCTTTACTATTTAGGCGTGATTGGTATCTATACAGTAGCATTTCCTTTAATTTGTTTTCTTATTCAACAGAGTGCACGTTTTCTTCCTGAAGTATTTTGGTTTCGCTTGTTAATTTGTTTAGTTGTTTATCTCTGTGTGAGCTTTTATGTTTATCTAACATTAAATCTAGTAGGGATAATACAATTATCTTTTGCAAGTTTTTTAAATAGTATTTTACCTAATTTGCTATGGTGTTTTATCTTAGTTTTGTGTACTTATTGGTTTTGGATAAAACTTGCTGAAGAGTATCCATTTTTAAAAAAAGAATATTATTTTTAA
- the mreC gene encoding rod shape-determining protein MreC has protein sequence MKKFLKNKKLLTIFVLVILVLSMLSISIRLRNKRETPFLVQKIGNDTVSIVTRVVNWPINLVSNGVANVEDLFNTQAENDHLKKQIDNLAQTKARNSSLEAENTQLKQALKLKKTLTDYTIINGSVISRAADTWSDLLVIDQGSRAGVKKNMPVMSGKGVIGRVVEVNSTTSKVELITTTDKSTNKFAVEADAANGKKVHGVISVEGNNQLAFTQVVDGQKLKKGTRVYTSGMGGLSPKGLLIGTVTKTTRDTFGLSDVVEIQPAGNLNDPSVVSVIKRKVEE, from the coding sequence ATGAAAAAATTTCTCAAAAACAAAAAGTTATTGACAATTTTCGTACTAGTTATTTTAGTTTTAAGTATGTTGTCTATTTCCATCCGCTTACGTAATAAGAGAGAAACGCCATTCTTAGTTCAAAAAATTGGTAATGATACAGTTTCAATTGTTACAAGAGTAGTGAATTGGCCAATTAATTTGGTCTCTAATGGGGTGGCTAATGTCGAAGATTTATTCAATACTCAAGCTGAAAATGATCATTTGAAAAAACAAATTGATAACCTCGCTCAAACTAAGGCACGGAACAGCTCTTTGGAAGCAGAAAATACGCAATTAAAACAAGCTCTAAAATTAAAGAAAACTTTAACCGACTATACTATCATCAATGGGTCCGTAATTTCTCGTGCTGCTGATACTTGGTCAGATTTATTAGTTATTGATCAAGGGTCACGAGCTGGAGTTAAGAAAAATATGCCAGTAATGTCTGGTAAAGGCGTAATCGGAAGAGTGGTTGAGGTAAATAGTACAACTTCTAAAGTTGAATTAATTACTACAACTGATAAGTCTACAAATAAGTTTGCTGTAGAAGCTGATGCAGCTAATGGTAAAAAGGTGCATGGTGTGATTTCTGTTGAAGGAAATAATCAATTAGCGTTTACACAAGTGGTTGATGGGCAGAAATTAAAGAAAGGTACTCGAGTTTATACTAGTGGAATGGGTGGTTTATCACCAAAAGGTCTTTTAATCGGAACAGTTACAAAGACAACACGAGATACTTTTGGCTTATCAGATGTTGTTGAAATTCAGCCGGCTGGTAACCTTAATGATCCATCGGTTGTATCTGTGATTAAAAGAAAGGTTGAAGAGTAA
- a CDS encoding rod shape-determining protein, which yields MFGLGSKNIGIDLGTANTLVYIEGKGIVLREPSVVAKNTQTGEVIAVGSEAKEMIGRTPGSIVAIRPMKDGVIADYDTTAAMLKYFMEKTVGNSKPAAMICVPSGVTEVEKRAVIDAARVAGAREAYVIEEPFAAAIGAGLPVMDPTGSMVVDIGGGTTDVATISLGGIVSSRSTRMAGDKFNSAIATYIHQNYNLLIGERTAETIKIQIASASVEKAKEIESMNIRGRDLVTGLPKSIDIEAVDVSKAIQEVVQNIIVAIKETLEETSPEIAADVIDHGIVLTGGGALLKNLPEVISDATKVPVFIAQDPLDCVAIGTGESLKNIEVMRKRR from the coding sequence GTGTTTGGATTAGGATCTAAAAATATTGGGATTGATTTGGGAACTGCCAACACACTCGTTTATATTGAAGGTAAAGGCATCGTTTTGCGTGAGCCTTCTGTTGTTGCTAAAAATACTCAAACGGGTGAAGTTATTGCTGTTGGTTCAGAAGCCAAAGAAATGATTGGTAGAACTCCTGGCTCAATTGTTGCTATTCGTCCGATGAAAGATGGAGTAATCGCTGATTACGATACAACTGCTGCAATGCTTAAATATTTCATGGAAAAGACTGTGGGTAATTCAAAGCCTGCTGCTATGATCTGTGTGCCTTCAGGTGTAACAGAAGTTGAAAAGAGAGCAGTTATTGACGCGGCTAGAGTTGCAGGTGCACGTGAAGCATACGTGATTGAAGAACCATTTGCAGCAGCTATTGGTGCTGGTCTTCCTGTTATGGATCCAACCGGCTCAATGGTAGTTGATATTGGTGGTGGAACTACTGATGTTGCAACTATTTCATTAGGTGGTATTGTATCCTCCCGTTCTACTAGAATGGCAGGAGATAAGTTCAATAGTGCAATTGCAACTTACATTCACCAAAACTACAATTTATTAATTGGTGAACGAACTGCTGAAACAATTAAGATTCAGATTGCTTCTGCTTCAGTTGAAAAGGCAAAAGAAATTGAATCAATGAATATCCGTGGTCGTGATCTTGTAACAGGATTGCCAAAATCAATTGATATTGAGGCAGTAGATGTTTCAAAGGCAATTCAAGAAGTAGTTCAAAATATTATTGTAGCGATTAAAGAAACTTTGGAAGAAACTTCTCCTGAAATCGCTGCAGATGTTATTGATCATGGTATTGTGTTAACAGGTGGTGGAGCTCTTCTAAAGAACTTACCAGAGGTTATTTCAGACGCTACTAAAGTTCCAGTCTTTATTGCTCAAGATCCACTTGATTGTGTTGCAATTGGTACCGGTGAATCTCTCAAAAATATTGAAGTTATGCGTAAGAGACGTTAA
- a CDS encoding JAB domain-containing protein yields MKKEELLQTDVDLVKKLARSLKEKDIVTFDSLFKKLEEVGISSFKEMWQYAASPKCEDELAVVLQLMLERIKGVNNKEIESFYSSSQVGCYIADKLCGRPQEELYGIYLDSKNKIIAEKLIFQGTVNRAVAHPRDIFRWAVIYNSTAFFVAHNHPSGDEQPSQHDLRFTKKLVEASKCMGIDFLDHFIVTDNTYLSFREMELL; encoded by the coding sequence ATGAAAAAAGAAGAACTATTGCAAACTGATGTCGATCTAGTAAAAAAATTAGCTAGATCTTTGAAAGAAAAAGATATTGTTACTTTTGATAGTTTATTTAAAAAGCTAGAAGAAGTAGGCATAAGTAGTTTTAAGGAAATGTGGCAGTATGCGGCTAGTCCCAAATGCGAAGATGAATTAGCAGTCGTACTGCAGCTCATGCTAGAGCGTATAAAAGGCGTTAATAATAAAGAAATTGAGAGTTTCTATTCTAGTTCGCAGGTAGGATGCTACATAGCTGATAAGTTATGTGGCCGTCCGCAAGAAGAACTATATGGAATTTATCTTGATTCAAAGAATAAAATTATTGCTGAAAAGTTGATTTTTCAAGGAACAGTAAATAGAGCAGTTGCCCATCCACGAGATATCTTTCGCTGGGCAGTAATTTATAACAGTACGGCATTTTTTGTAGCTCATAATCATCCAAGTGGGGATGAACAACCATCTCAGCATGACCTGCGATTTACTAAGAAATTAGTAGAGGCAAGTAAGTGTATGGGAATTGATTTTCTGGATCATTTTATTGTGACTGATAATACTTATTTAAGCTTTCGAGAGATGGAACTTCTTTAA
- a CDS encoding HAD family hydrolase, with amino-acid sequence MKVENIAEPIEGIIFDMDGLLVDSEKLYWDANIVAAKEANLDIPDDSYLKLVGSSVKEMEEFYHQHFKTEADRDKFIKRTDELVWEWTDQGKLKLQAGVRDALVEFKEKNIKLAIASSNYDEVVAHNLEVLKIKDYFDFYLSYKDVEAGKIKAKPAPDIYLLAAQKMQLPKDNLLVFEDSSTGVASASAAGLKCVMVPDLKQPTVLDKKNATLICKDFYSFLKKIK; translated from the coding sequence ATGAAAGTTGAAAATATTGCTGAACCAATTGAAGGCATCATTTTTGATATGGATGGATTACTAGTTGATTCTGAAAAGCTATATTGGGATGCAAATATTGTTGCCGCTAAAGAAGCAAATTTAGACATTCCAGATGATAGTTATTTGAAGCTTGTTGGTTCTTCGGTTAAAGAGATGGAAGAATTTTATCATCAACATTTTAAGACTGAAGCAGATCGCGATAAGTTTATTAAAAGAACTGATGAGCTAGTTTGGGAGTGGACTGATCAAGGAAAACTGAAGCTTCAAGCAGGTGTACGAGATGCATTAGTAGAGTTTAAAGAAAAAAATATCAAACTCGCAATTGCATCAAGTAATTATGATGAAGTAGTAGCTCATAATTTAGAAGTTCTAAAAATAAAGGACTATTTTGATTTTTATCTAAGCTATAAAGATGTCGAAGCAGGAAAAATAAAGGCTAAGCCTGCACCAGATATTTATTTGCTAGCAGCTCAAAAGATGCAACTGCCAAAAGATAATTTGTTAGTATTTGAAGATTCTAGCACAGGTGTTGCGTCTGCAAGTGCTGCAGGTTTAAAATGCGTAATGGTTCCAGATTTAAAGCAACCAACAGTTTTAGATAAAAAGAATGCGACATTAATTTGCAAAGATTTTTACAGTTTTCTTAAAAAAATCAAATAG
- a CDS encoding bifunctional folylpolyglutamate synthase/dihydrofolate synthase gives MKFTNVDQVINRIYSLPKLHPKNDLSYVKRILKQLNNPQDSVKTIHVTGTNGKGSTSYYLSNLLQKAGQKTGLFVSPYIYEFNERIQLNGKNISNRDLVEVANKIEAAIKELKKTDPDFSLVTFEYEVALAFQFFSQKKCDYAVIEVGIGGEHDKTNVITPEVSIITTIGLDHEKIIGPTLADIAKEKSGIIKQNKPVVLGNIPQDVLDILLDKAQAENSKSFLLGRDFKIKLSKTAIEYQDLENKYQFLKRPVVEAYDIGVAVRAVQLLNLQLNKQEIEASINKTQIPGRYDIVQTAPKIIVDGAHNLQAMTNLLHLIRKENQGQIYILLGMMKDKDLGPVTNLFEDEKVTLTRIDYPRAARLEDFPKEAQKKYNYEENFEVAYTNLKNKLKPHDILLVTGSFYLVGAVLNYCKRGKK, from the coding sequence GTGAAGTTTACTAATGTTGACCAAGTAATTAACAGAATATATTCTTTACCTAAGCTGCACCCTAAAAATGATTTGAGCTACGTCAAAAGGATTTTAAAACAATTAAATAATCCTCAAGATAGTGTTAAGACAATTCATGTTACCGGGACGAATGGTAAGGGGTCGACATCCTATTATTTGAGTAATCTATTACAAAAGGCCGGTCAAAAGACTGGCCTTTTTGTGTCACCTTATATTTATGAATTTAATGAAAGAATTCAATTAAATGGCAAGAATATAAGTAATAGGGATTTAGTCGAAGTAGCTAACAAAATTGAAGCAGCTATAAAAGAACTGAAAAAAACTGATCCTGATTTTTCTTTAGTAACATTTGAATATGAAGTAGCTCTTGCTTTCCAATTTTTTTCTCAAAAAAAATGTGATTATGCAGTAATTGAAGTCGGAATTGGAGGCGAGCATGATAAGACTAATGTGATTACACCAGAAGTAAGTATCATTACAACTATTGGTTTGGATCATGAGAAAATAATCGGACCAACTTTAGCAGATATTGCTAAGGAGAAAAGTGGCATAATCAAACAGAATAAACCAGTTGTGCTAGGTAATATTCCTCAAGATGTTTTAGATATTTTACTTGATAAAGCTCAAGCAGAAAACTCAAAATCATTTTTATTGGGAAGAGATTTTAAAATTAAATTATCTAAAACAGCTATTGAATATCAAGATTTAGAAAATAAGTATCAATTTTTGAAACGTCCTGTAGTAGAAGCATATGATATTGGGGTGGCAGTTCGGGCGGTTCAACTTTTGAATTTACAGTTAAATAAACAAGAGATTGAAGCGTCGATTAATAAGACGCAAATTCCTGGTAGATATGATATTGTTCAGACTGCACCTAAAATTATTGTCGATGGAGCACACAATTTGCAGGCGATGACGAATCTTTTGCACTTGATTCGAAAAGAGAACCAAGGTCAAATATATATACTTCTTGGAATGATGAAAGACAAGGATTTGGGTCCAGTCACCAATTTATTCGAAGATGAAAAAGTTACCTTAACTCGGATAGATTATCCTAGAGCTGCGAGATTAGAAGATTTTCCTAAAGAAGCTCAGAAAAAATATAATTATGAAGAAAATTTCGAAGTAGCTTATACTAACTTGAAGAATAAATTGAAGCCACATGATATCCTATTAGTGACTGGATCTTTTTATTTGGTTGGTGCAGTTTTGAATTACTGCAAAAGAGGTAAAAAATGA
- a CDS encoding valine--tRNA ligase: MTDLAPKYNPNEVEKGRYQEWLDEDLFKPSGDKKAHPYSIVIPPPNVTGKLHLGHAWDTAIQDTLIRFKRMEGYDTLYLPGMDHAGIATQAKVEAKLRKQGKDRHQMGREAFVKQVWDWKDEYANIIKGQWAKMGLSLDYSRERFTLDKGLSKAVRKVFVQLYNEGLIYRGEYIINWDPELQTALSDIEVIHKDDKGAFYHVKYPFADGSGFVEIATTRPETMFGDTAVAVAPGDERYKDIVGKELVLPLVGRHIPIIEDQHVDPEFGTGLVKITPAHDPNDFQVGNRHNLERINVMNDDGTMNEEAGKYAGMDRFEAREALVKDLKKEGYLIKVEPIVHSVGHSERSGVQVEPRLSKQWFVKMKPLAEEVLKNQKTDGKVNFVPERFEGTLNHWMEDVHDWVISRQLWWGHRIPAWYNKKTGETYVGEEAPKDIENWEQDPDVLDTWFSSALWPFSTLGWPDTDNPDFKRYFPTNTLVTGYDIIFFWVSRMIFQGLHFTKKRPFKDVVLHGLMRDEQGRKMSKSLGNGVDPMDVVDKYGADALRWFLLNGTAPGQDTRYDPKKLAAAWNFINKIWNASRFVIMNLPEDAKPAHMPDTTQFDLADSWIFDRLNHTVSEVTRLFDEYKFGEAGRELYNFIWNDFCDWYIEISKVALNGDDEELKARKQENLIWILDQILRLMHPIMPFVTEKLWLSMPHEGKSIMTAKYPETHAEFENKQADNDMAFLIEVIKAVRNIRMEVNAPMSSQIDIMIQLDDEANKHILDDNFEYVENFLHPKDLQVAADIEAPKLAKTAVIPGAQIFVPLTELVNVDDELKKMEKEEKRLEEEVQRAEKKLANQGFVAHAPEAVVNKEKEKKADYESQLAGVRERMKELKESK; the protein is encoded by the coding sequence ATGACAGATTTAGCACCTAAATATAATCCTAATGAGGTTGAAAAAGGTAGATATCAAGAATGGCTTGATGAGGATCTTTTTAAGCCATCTGGCGATAAAAAGGCTCACCCTTATTCAATTGTTATTCCACCACCAAATGTAACTGGAAAATTACACTTAGGACACGCTTGGGATACCGCAATTCAAGATACATTAATTCGTTTTAAGCGAATGGAAGGCTATGATACTCTTTACCTTCCAGGTATGGATCATGCTGGTATTGCTACTCAAGCTAAAGTGGAAGCAAAGTTGCGTAAACAAGGTAAAGACCGTCACCAGATGGGACGTGAAGCTTTTGTTAAGCAAGTTTGGGACTGGAAAGATGAATATGCAAATATCATCAAGGGTCAATGGGCTAAAATGGGACTATCTCTTGATTATTCAAGAGAAAGATTTACTTTAGATAAAGGTCTTTCAAAAGCCGTTAGAAAAGTTTTCGTTCAATTATATAACGAAGGACTAATTTATCGCGGTGAATATATTATTAACTGGGATCCAGAATTACAAACTGCTCTTAGTGATATTGAAGTTATTCACAAAGACGATAAGGGTGCATTTTACCATGTAAAATACCCATTTGCAGATGGATCAGGCTTTGTTGAAATTGCAACTACTCGTCCTGAAACTATGTTTGGTGATACAGCTGTAGCTGTTGCACCAGGGGATGAGCGTTATAAAGATATTGTAGGAAAAGAATTAGTTCTTCCACTTGTTGGTCGTCATATTCCAATTATTGAAGACCAACACGTAGATCCAGAATTTGGTACTGGTTTAGTTAAGATTACGCCAGCGCACGATCCTAACGACTTCCAAGTAGGTAACCGTCATAATCTTGAAAGAATTAATGTAATGAATGATGACGGAACTATGAACGAAGAAGCTGGTAAGTATGCTGGTATGGATCGTTTTGAAGCTCGTGAGGCTCTAGTTAAGGACTTAAAGAAAGAAGGATACTTAATTAAAGTTGAACCAATTGTTCACTCAGTTGGTCACTCTGAACGTTCTGGCGTTCAAGTAGAGCCTAGACTTTCAAAGCAATGGTTCGTTAAGATGAAGCCACTTGCCGAAGAAGTTCTTAAGAATCAAAAGACTGATGGTAAAGTTAACTTTGTTCCAGAACGATTTGAAGGTACTTTGAACCACTGGATGGAAGATGTTCATGATTGGGTAATTTCTCGTCAATTATGGTGGGGTCACCGTATTCCAGCTTGGTACAACAAGAAGACTGGTGAAACTTACGTTGGCGAAGAAGCACCTAAAGATATTGAAAACTGGGAACAAGATCCAGATGTTCTAGATACTTGGTTCTCAAGTGCACTTTGGCCATTTTCAACATTAGGCTGGCCAGATACTGATAATCCAGACTTTAAGCGTTACTTCCCAACTAACACTTTAGTTACCGGATATGACATTATTTTCTTCTGGGTATCAAGAATGATCTTCCAAGGTCTTCACTTTACTAAGAAGCGTCCATTTAAAGATGTTGTTTTGCACGGTTTAATGCGAGATGAACAAGGACGCAAGATGAGTAAATCACTTGGTAATGGTGTTGATCCGATGGATGTTGTTGATAAGTATGGTGCCGATGCTCTACGTTGGTTCTTATTAAACGGTACTGCTCCTGGTCAAGACACTCGTTATGATCCAAAGAAATTAGCTGCTGCTTGGAACTTTATCAACAAAATTTGGAATGCAAGTCGTTTTGTAATTATGAACTTGCCTGAAGATGCAAAACCTGCTCACATGCCAGACACTACGCAGTTTGATTTAGCAGATAGCTGGATTTTTGATAGATTAAATCATACTGTATCAGAAGTTACTCGTTTATTTGATGAGTATAAGTTTGGTGAAGCTGGTCGTGAACTATACAACTTTATTTGGAATGACTTCTGTGACTGGTACATTGAAATTTCTAAAGTTGCTTTAAATGGTGATGATGAAGAATTAAAGGCTAGAAAGCAAGAAAACTTAATTTGGATTCTTGATCAAATTTTGCGTTTAATGCACCCAATTATGCCGTTTGTTACTGAAAAACTATGGCTTTCAATGCCCCATGAAGGTAAGTCAATTATGACTGCTAAATATCCAGAAACTCATGCAGAATTTGAAAACAAGCAAGCTGATAATGACATGGCATTTTTAATTGAAGTTATCAAGGCTGTACGTAATATTCGTATGGAAGTTAATGCTCCAATGTCTTCACAAATTGACATTATGATTCAATTAGATGATGAAGCAAATAAGCATATTTTGGATGACAATTTCGAGTATGTAGAAAACTTCTTGCACCCTAAAGATTTGCAAGTTGCAGCAGATATTGAGGCACCAAAGCTTGCAAAAACTGCCGTAATTCCAGGTGCTCAGATTTTTGTTCCATTAACTGAATTAGTTAACGTTGACGATGAACTTAAGAAGATGGAAAAAGAAGAAAAGCGTCTTGAAGAAGAAGTACAAAGAGCTGAAAAGAAACTGGCAAACCAAGGCTTTGTAGCTCATGCTCCTGAAGCTGTTGTAAACAAAGAGAAGGAAAAGAAAGCTGACTACGAAAGTCAACTTGCTGGTGTTCGTGAACGTATGAAAGAATTAAAGGAAAGTAAATAG